The bacterium DNA window CGGTAAAGGGAAAAGATCAATGGGTTGTTACCGATTACCGATTACTTGATTACCGATTACCTTGCACTTCATTTGGGTAAATAGTTACGAGCCTGAATCCACAACAGGCTCAAAAACGCAAAAGTTAAGTTAAGTAATATTCTCAAGAGGTGTCAAATTGTTCACATTGCAAATTACAGATTTAAAAGATTATCTTGAGAAAAACCAGAAGGTTGTTTTAGCATTTCTCTTTGGCTCGTATGCCAAAGGATTTGAAATGGAAGAATCTGATTTTGATCTGGGGATTTATTTTAAAGACTATTCTCAAAAAGAAGAAGATAGAATTTGGTTTGATGTAGCCAGGATAATTAAAAAAGAAGTTGACTTAGTCTGCTTAAATGAAGCCCCGGCAAGCTTGATTTCCAGTGTCTTTAAAACGGGAATTCCATTAGTAATTAGAGATAAAAATTTATACTGGAATCTTTATTTGAAAGTAAGTTTAGAGGCAGAAGATTTTTCAAGGTTCGTAGAAGATTTTGAGAGAATTAAAAAGAGAGCAAAATCACTTGCTGAAGAAGAAAAAATAAATTTAAGATTACGATGTGATTTTTTAGAAACAGAGTTCAACGAACAGGATAGATTTAAGGAATTGAGTTGGAAAGAATATTTAGAAGATAGGGATAAAAGAAGACTTATTGAGAGATGGACAGAAAATATCCTTAATGCCACAATTGATATAGCCAAGATTATTTTAGCATCAGAGAAAAAAAGAATGCCAAGAAGTTATGAAGAGGCATTGTTTGATTTTGCTCTTTTGATTGGATTTGATATGGAAGCGGCAAAGAAATTTTCAAGATTTGCTAATTTAAGAAATCTATTAGCTCACGAATACTTAGATATTCTTTACCAAAGAATTCAATATTTTATTCAAGAAGCCCCTGAATTTTATAAAAGAATATTTAATTTTGTGACTGCTCAGTTATCAATTGACAGCTCTTTGCGAGAAAATAATATTTAACTAGTCTATCTCTACGGACACGGATACCGAATAGGGTTCACGAATTTTCAGTGTTTCATCTGTGTTCATCTGTGGCTGAATAGTTACACTCAAGATAAAAAATAGGATTTTCATTGGTGAACGGTAGTGCTCGGAGATTAAGTATCGGTTCCAGGTCTATGTTCCGAAGCGTCAAATCTTGCCAAAGGCAGTAATACGGATTATCCGTAGCGCTCTGACCTGTTTTAGCATGCCGTTCACCATTTTTACTACATTCACAGAAATCTCAAAGAACAGTAACTATTCAGCCACTGATTGACACG harbors:
- a CDS encoding HepT-like ribonuclease domain-containing protein → MFTLQITDLKDYLEKNQKVVLAFLFGSYAKGFEMEESDFDLGIYFKDYSQKEEDRIWFDVARIIKKEVDLVCLNEAPASLISSVFKTGIPLVIRDKNLYWNLYLKVSLEAEDFSRFVEDFERIKKRAKSLAEEEKINLRLRCDFLETEFNEQDRFKELSWKEYLEDRDKRRLIERWTENILNATIDIAKIILASEKKRMPRSYEEALFDFALLIGFDMEAAKKFSRFANLRNLLAHEYLDILYQRIQYFIQEAPEFYKRIFNFVTAQLSIDSSLRENNI